A stretch of Oryza brachyantha chromosome 4, ObraRS2, whole genome shotgun sequence DNA encodes these proteins:
- the LOC102716494 gene encoding uncharacterized protein LOC102716494 isoform X2 yields the protein MAQTQHLQGTATATTVPLQEEETASDHHRKQPHLSIDMPPTATANMSESSLCTPTTAEADITPTPPKGPSLAPAGSCSSRSTIAAPKPQRSPSFMLRQTVKSLLPVGSFKSSVKFFNAKISRTSSLPVTDVSQEADKTSTTSAVDKAGHIYRSQSLPMNMKKFNAKSFKRMNSLGGVYRVIPSTPAVPMTTNVIPDIVPTEPGELGEAGEDIPEEEAVCRICMVELSEGSTDTLKLECSCKGELALAHKHCAMKWFTMKGTRTCEVCKEEVQNLPVTLVRVQSMQGETSHVPANRSRYDRFRMWQGAPILVIVSILAYFCFLEQLLVARNGIAALAISLPFSCILGLFSSLTTTSMVARRYVWIYATIQFLFVVFFTHLFYRYLHLQAVISIILATFAGFGVGMTGNSIIVEIIRWRAARAPAPAAQNPRRRPGGRRSHAAAAQQPAEAANNEQQRNAGTDVENPAPVLGAGGA from the exons ATGGCGCAGACGCAGCACCTGCAG GGGACTGCTACTGCTACAACTGTTCCAttgcaagaagaagaaacagcTTCTGATCACCATCGGAAGCAGCCACATCTCTCCATCGACATGCCaccaacagcaacagcaaacATGTCTGAAAGCAGCCTCTGCACACCTACAACTGCAGAAGCAGATATCACACCGACACCACCCAAAGGACCCAGCTTGGCACCTGCTGGTTCTTGTTCCAGCAGGAGCACAATTGCTGCCCCAAAGCCTCAGCGCTCGCCATCCTTCATGCTGAGGCAGACTGTCAAGAGCCTCTTGCCAGTAGGAAGCTTCAAATCATCAGTCAAGTTCTTCAACGCCAAGATTTCGAGGACATCGTCGCTCCCGGTGACCGATGTTTCGCAGGAAGCCGATAAAACTTCAACCACTTCTGCTGTT GACAAAGCAGGTCACATATACCGGTCACAGTCACTTCCCATGAACATGAAGAAATTCAATGCAAAGAGTTTCAAGAGGATGAATTCACTCGGTGGCGTGTACCGCGTAATTCCTTCAACGCCAGCAGTCCCCATGACAACCAATGTCATCCCAGATATAGTGCCTACTGAACCAG GTGAGCTTGGTGAGGCTGGAGAGGACATACCGGAGGAAGAGGCGGTATGCAGGATCTGCATGGTTGAGCTGTCTGAAGGGAGTACAGACACTCTGAAACTGGAGTGTTCATGCAAGGGTGAGCTTGCTCTAGCTCACAAGCACTGTGCCATGAAATGGTTCACCATGAAGGGAACCAGGACATGTGAGGTGTGCAAGGAGGAGGTTCAGAACCTTCCTGTCACTCTTGTACGTGTTCAGAGCATGCAGGGTGAGACCAGCCATGTCCCTGCCAACAGATCAAGATACGATCGCTTCAG AATGTGGCAGGGAGCACCAATCCTTGTGATCGTCAGCATCCTCGCCTACTTCTGCTTCTTGGAACAATTGCTG GTTGCTCGTAATGGTATTGCAGCTCTGGCAATATCGCTGCCCTTCTCATGCATCCTTGGCCTCTTCTCCTCCTTAACCACAACAAGCATGG TGGCAAGAAGATATGTGTGGATCTATGCGACAATTCAGTTTCTGTTCGTCGTCTTCTTCACCCATCTCTTCTACAGATAT CTTCATTTGCAAGCCGTGATATCGATCATCCTGGCCACCTTTGCCGGCTTCGGAGTAGGGATGACCGGCAACTCCATCATCGTCGAGATTATACGGTGGAGGGCAGcacgggcgccggcgccggcggctcaGAACCCACGCCGTCGTCCTGGTGGTCGCAGGAgccacgcagcagcagcacagcaACCAGCAGAAGCTGCCAACAACGAGCAGCAGCGAAATGCCGGCACCGACGTTGAGAACCCTGCACCCGTTCTTGGAGCCGGAGGAGCGTAG
- the LOC102716494 gene encoding uncharacterized protein LOC102716494 isoform X1 yields the protein MKCTIIFVLHMYLSIITTVLSVCDTLICKSNKLMFMSPTVSLCSLIDLKGTATATTVPLQEEETASDHHRKQPHLSIDMPPTATANMSESSLCTPTTAEADITPTPPKGPSLAPAGSCSSRSTIAAPKPQRSPSFMLRQTVKSLLPVGSFKSSVKFFNAKISRTSSLPVTDVSQEADKTSTTSAVDKAGHIYRSQSLPMNMKKFNAKSFKRMNSLGGVYRVIPSTPAVPMTTNVIPDIVPTEPGELGEAGEDIPEEEAVCRICMVELSEGSTDTLKLECSCKGELALAHKHCAMKWFTMKGTRTCEVCKEEVQNLPVTLVRVQSMQGETSHVPANRSRYDRFRMWQGAPILVIVSILAYFCFLEQLLVARNGIAALAISLPFSCILGLFSSLTTTSMVARRYVWIYATIQFLFVVFFTHLFYRYLHLQAVISIILATFAGFGVGMTGNSIIVEIIRWRAARAPAPAAQNPRRRPGGRRSHAAAAQQPAEAANNEQQRNAGTDVENPAPVLGAGGA from the exons ATGAAATGTACCATAATTTTTGTTCTGCATATGTACCTTTCGATAATCACTACCGTGTTATCTGTATGTGATACTCTGATTTGTAAATCCAACAAACTAATGTTCATGTCTCCAACTGTTTCTTTATGCTCCTTAATTGATTTGAAGGGGACTGCTACTGCTACAACTGTTCCAttgcaagaagaagaaacagcTTCTGATCACCATCGGAAGCAGCCACATCTCTCCATCGACATGCCaccaacagcaacagcaaacATGTCTGAAAGCAGCCTCTGCACACCTACAACTGCAGAAGCAGATATCACACCGACACCACCCAAAGGACCCAGCTTGGCACCTGCTGGTTCTTGTTCCAGCAGGAGCACAATTGCTGCCCCAAAGCCTCAGCGCTCGCCATCCTTCATGCTGAGGCAGACTGTCAAGAGCCTCTTGCCAGTAGGAAGCTTCAAATCATCAGTCAAGTTCTTCAACGCCAAGATTTCGAGGACATCGTCGCTCCCGGTGACCGATGTTTCGCAGGAAGCCGATAAAACTTCAACCACTTCTGCTGTT GACAAAGCAGGTCACATATACCGGTCACAGTCACTTCCCATGAACATGAAGAAATTCAATGCAAAGAGTTTCAAGAGGATGAATTCACTCGGTGGCGTGTACCGCGTAATTCCTTCAACGCCAGCAGTCCCCATGACAACCAATGTCATCCCAGATATAGTGCCTACTGAACCAG GTGAGCTTGGTGAGGCTGGAGAGGACATACCGGAGGAAGAGGCGGTATGCAGGATCTGCATGGTTGAGCTGTCTGAAGGGAGTACAGACACTCTGAAACTGGAGTGTTCATGCAAGGGTGAGCTTGCTCTAGCTCACAAGCACTGTGCCATGAAATGGTTCACCATGAAGGGAACCAGGACATGTGAGGTGTGCAAGGAGGAGGTTCAGAACCTTCCTGTCACTCTTGTACGTGTTCAGAGCATGCAGGGTGAGACCAGCCATGTCCCTGCCAACAGATCAAGATACGATCGCTTCAG AATGTGGCAGGGAGCACCAATCCTTGTGATCGTCAGCATCCTCGCCTACTTCTGCTTCTTGGAACAATTGCTG GTTGCTCGTAATGGTATTGCAGCTCTGGCAATATCGCTGCCCTTCTCATGCATCCTTGGCCTCTTCTCCTCCTTAACCACAACAAGCATGG TGGCAAGAAGATATGTGTGGATCTATGCGACAATTCAGTTTCTGTTCGTCGTCTTCTTCACCCATCTCTTCTACAGATAT CTTCATTTGCAAGCCGTGATATCGATCATCCTGGCCACCTTTGCCGGCTTCGGAGTAGGGATGACCGGCAACTCCATCATCGTCGAGATTATACGGTGGAGGGCAGcacgggcgccggcgccggcggctcaGAACCCACGCCGTCGTCCTGGTGGTCGCAGGAgccacgcagcagcagcacagcaACCAGCAGAAGCTGCCAACAACGAGCAGCAGCGAAATGCCGGCACCGACGTTGAGAACCCTGCACCCGTTCTTGGAGCCGGAGGAGCGTAG
- the LOC102710580 gene encoding uncharacterized protein LOC102710580 has translation MAANSNDNLASEVSTILAKLNDEAKESSSIITLAGENNGATMEVAGDVEDLVVVEAGGEDEEESVVSAYTNSNYQAVNNSVLVAGSCAVKDPGVHVVIVEHVDEIRDYDDDDVREEAAN, from the coding sequence ATGGCGGCTAATTCCAACGACAACCTGGCCTCCGAGGTGAGCACCATCCTCGCCAAGCTCAACGACGAGGCCAAggagagcagcagcatcatCACGCTGGCCGGGGAGAACAACGGCGCCACCATGGAGGTGGCCGGCGACGTGGAGGACCTCGTCGtggtggaggccggcggcgaggacgaggaggaaaGCGTGGTGAGCGCCTACACCAACAGCAACTACCAGGCGGTCAACAACTCGGTGCTCGTCGCCGGCAGCTGCGCCGTCAAGGACCCCGGCGTCCACGTCGTCATCGTCGAGCACGTCGACGAGATTCGCGactacgacgacgacgacgtccggGAGGAAGCAGCCAACTGA